The genomic stretch CATCATGTAAGTAGCCTAAGTATATTGTTCATTTAAGAAAGATGAATAAAGCATGAGTTTTTCCATAATCATACATGTATTTAGCTCTTTTGTTATTGATAAGATAGATAAtgggcattttttttaaatatcaaatgcATATAGTGCAGCTGCTTAGAAAAGAGTGTCTTTCTTTAATCACAATTATAAATTACAGCCAGAAAAGTTAATGTGACTGTGAAACAAAgctttaattttactttttttgatcTGGTCCTTCATGTTGTTGGTTGTTAATAACAAATAGGATTTCACAAGATTTGTTTTATTGGACTTGTGAATGGCTTTACTGTGTAACACTTGAGCAGTATTACATCAGGATGTCAGTAGCACTCAGACTAGTGGTACAGTCAAagttttcattgtgtgtgtttttttgttttttttaacccttccATCAGAAACTCAATGCCAAATGACTTTGTTATATCGGTGCAACTCAACTGTCTGTTGTTGTACCATCTTTTGTGAAAGACCCCTAATCTATTGCCaaccacaaaaacatttttttataaacaaatgtacatttaattttaGTCGCTAGTATACCATTGAGAATGACAAGAAAAGGGGAGATGATTGGGTTGTTAAAACCCTTCTCcacacaaaaatgtgtcttgCCTGTTGTAGCCtaccttcagttggatgtttgaccTTCCCTGTGCAGAGTATTTGCATCACAACTAGTCTGGAGCCAATCGAGGGCCAGTGTACCACTTGGACAAGTGTGATGTGTAAACTcaaagcctccagtgcacaaacactgagaagggactacagtaaagtaggaaatgacacatttgcatattcataggtTCTGGATTTTTAATCAGGTAGGATGAGAAGATGCCattttaaagatcccctccagataTTTACTATTAAGTTATAGTTTTTAGTTAAAATCCTTGAAAATGACATCTTCTCCTTCATCCTCATTAAAATTACAGAATctttgaatatgcaaatattcttcatttcatttcatgaatattcttcatttcatttgttttctacttcactgtaaagtctattctcagtgtttgtgcactggaggcttcaggtgtccacatcacacttgtgtaagtacAATATTGTACTACAATTGGTTCCAAACTTGTGAGATCACAAATCCTGCTTGTTGGCCCGCCCccttaaaatgtgattttaaattagctcactttcagcagatgaatgtgagaaCAGcctctagtgtcaaactctgcacatacatcattatgcacagtgaagctcaaacatccaactgaaggaacaagaagaagaaaacataatTGAGTGGTGGGAGACTTTAAGCATTTTTGAAAtgataattgaattgaattgaattgaatttaactgaattgtttttttcatggaaAAGATTGTTCTGTCATAAAACAtgtggaggggatctttaactACAAAGAAGAGAAGCCAAGAACAGGGCTGTAGCTACACTGAggtcatgttttctgtgttgcatTTTTTGCAGGGGGAGAATTTGGACTCATGACTTCAATATTTATAGACTGACTTAAAACGTACAAAATTACAGTTGCTAATACTATTATCACcataactactactactgctgctgctacagtcaGTTCCAGCACAAtgtctatcatcacatactgtgcATATAAGcaaacactctctctccctccaatTGTTTTTCATGCAAATAAAACTCATACCCGTGGATGCACCTGGGTGTTTCTTGACCTAGCCCCTCCCCACAGTAAATGCTGTAAGGTGAGACATTCGAAACTCTGACGGCTTTGTTATTTACCTTGACGGCACCCAGCTCTTTTAcgaggaataaaaatgaaataacctCAGCAGTGCAGGTTGTTTATAGCCGTGGTGGACTACTGTACCTGCAGTACTTTGCACGCAATGGAGAATGAAATAGAAGGAAATGCTTCTCAACCTCTTCCATGTAATAATGACAATGACAGGTAAGCTTCATGTTGAGTTGTGTTTTCTTGGACTTCACCTTCAATCATTCTTTTATTGAGTGTGGATTTGATTTCACAGCATcaagttgttgtgtttttgagaCGATAATGCTCACAGAAAGCTGTTACATGGTTAGATGTATTGTCATTTTCCTACCTGCTACCTGTTGGTTACATCAGCTCCTTTCCTCATCAAGTCTTTAATCTCTTATTTAAGGGGCTCAGTGAAATATTGCAGCAAAGTGTTATTTTGTGGGGGAAAAGAAATACTTTTCAAGGATATCTTGAGCTCTAGCTTTGCTCCTTGCTTGTAATCCCTCttttaagtaagtaagtaatttAAAATTTACAAGTCACGCAGCCAGGGCATTTGATCTCCCCGCTACAGAAACCTTACCCAGTGGAGCCTCTTGTAGTGTCTGTCATCAGAGAATAGGGCAGAGAAAGAAGGGTGGAAAAGTGAGCCTACTGTCAGTCCTTTCATCAGTGTTCAGTGTCATTGAGTTGAACGTTGGATTTTCCCCAGCAGGATTGACCCCTATGGCTTCACGAGACGTCACGATTTTGAGTCCTACAAGGACATGATGAATGAGTACTTGGCTGTCCTCAACAGAAGATCCATGAGATGGTCCAAGCTCCTTCAAGGGAAACCCCATGTGGAGAAGAACGTGACAGGTACCagatacaacacacacacatgctgttttgctttcatatttttttattttttttattttattagtttacacATAATACAAATGATACAGATTATACACATAGATAACATGAAATGTGTTGGCGATGTGCAAAAAACCCTCAAGGGGGCTTATTCAAGGCACTCTCCAGTGTGAGTTACATTAAtcaaaggaaaaaacagaaaactaagATTGTTAAAAGGAAGGTCAAAAGAGAGATTAAGTTTTCACAAGAGATAcagatacatttacatatatgctGTACAGTTGCACAAAGAAAACTTAGATAACATTGCAACgataaaaacaaatcttttacATCTTTCTTAAAATTTGCATgtgctaaattaaaaaattgagatGGTAATGCATTCCAtatcactgaacctctgtagaTTAGACCAAACTGTAACCGAGATGTTGGACGGATAGGAGGCCTGAGTTTAAAGTTATTACGGGtgaaataattatgaaattgGTGATAGTAGGAATACAGTTCCTGATAAAATGAAGGAAGGGTCTTGTTCAGAGAATTGTATACAAATAAAGCAATCTGTAACTGGTTGACTTGATACACGGTGAGGATGCCTGATCTTAAAAACAAGGGATAAGACGAATGAGTCTGATGTACACAGTAAATTATTCTTAATGCTCGTTTCTGAAGACGTTTCTTCAAGTGCTCTGCAGTTaaattgatgtcattttataaaaatctgttttggAAGTGAAGAGGTATGTGCGTAAAGGTGTGCCCAATGAGCACCGAGCCAGAGTCTGGATGGCAGCGAGTGGTGCCCAGGAACAACTGGACCGGAACCCAGGACACTACCAGTCACTGCTGGCAATGGAGCATGACACCCGGCTGAGGGAAACCATCCAAACAGGTTTCCTTATCATCAAAACACACAACTTGTActaacacatacagtagatccATATAGTAGTACAATTCTTCTAATCCTTTTGGCAGATATGCATAGGACCTTTCCTGACAACATCCTCTTCCAGAGCAAAGATGAGCCGGGTCTACAGAGAGCTCTGTTCAACGTGCTGCTGGCCTACGGACACCATAATAAGGCAGTGGGATACTGTCAGGTGAAGAAGATATCTAACTCTcctcacacacaacaaaacatatGTTTACctaaaaaaacagaatcagctacttttcttattatttaaatacatcTGTGGGATTTTCCCCaagtaaaactttttttacttcctgtaCTGTGTTTCTAATCAATGATAGCTGCCATGTAATAATGCATCTAATTAATGTAGTTGATGCAACCTGAGAACTCACACTCATCAAATAATGGAGAGGAGATCATCTGAGTTACTAATTATAAAATGATCAGGTATGTAGGTAGCTGTATTCACTAGATATACAAGTATGTATTTACCACAGTATATTCATGACAAGAGCAATATTTGGAAATTATTTTAGGCAGCATGTGCTTTGGTCTGTAGCATCAGTGACCCAGAAGTTAGACAAAGCAGTTATATgatcactgtttttgtttattccAGGGCATGAACTTTATTGCAGGATACCTCATCATCATTACTAATGATGAAGAGAAATCCTTCTGGCTCATGGATGCACTGCTGGGAAGGATACTCCCAGGTAGACCTTTTAATGCAATGTGCTTTATGTTAATTGAATGTTGGATGAACATATGGatattaaaaagtataaatgtattaaaattaataatataattaataacatACTCAGTTGATGTATCTAGAGCTGCAATGCTTAGTTGACTAATGGATTAGTCGATCCTCAGAAAATTAGCCACCAACTAATTTGGTATCATCATTTATCACATTAAATTTCACAAAATTTCTgtttccagtttctcaaatattgatattttctgTCTACTTTTAGTACTCTTTGATAGTCAAATTAATATATTTGGGTTgcggactgttggtcaggataaaacaaaacattcaaggATGTCACACTGGGAAACAGTGATggatatttttcatcatttattaacattttatagaccaagcAACTAATTGGTaggtgaaaaaaaataatcagaagatgaaatttaaatttaaattagtTGAAAGAAGTGTAGGGATCCTAAAACAGCTCTTAACTTTGCTCCAGTTAAAGCAGCAGCATCTTGCAACAAGTACAGACTTTCAGACTAGTATAAACTTCTGGGCAGAACTGAGGGCAAGGTAGAGAAAGGAAGCTTATACCTGCAACAAATATCTGAATAAAGACAAGATAATGCAActattttccttttatataGCTAAAATTAGTCATAGATACACCACATGCAAATTCatttgcatgtgcatgtgcaacATGCTGTTTATCTCTTTACCTCCTTAAACTTCCTGTGTGTTATCTTGACTCACTCGGAGCATCCTAATACTGATGTCATAGACAGATTTGTAACATAATGAACAAAGCTAAAATATTTCTGAAGTAATCGCTAAGTTGTGCGTCAATAGCATAGCAGTCCATTGGTGCTGTTATATAAAAGAGTAGTAGTGGACCAAGGTTGGAGTCTTGCAGCACTTCAGATGAAAAATTAATTTACACcagaaattcttttttttcctttttttttgagACTTTGATCTgatctgagaaaaaaacagtttagaCTGACAAACATCAACTCATTTACTGTGAATGCACGTTAATGTAGACTACTACAGTCCGGCTATGTTGGGGCTGAAGACTGACCAGGAGGTTCTTGGGGATTTGGTAAAGACTAAATCCCCTGCGGTAGGCCAGCTCATGGACCAGTATCCTGGCATATGGACCCTGTTGGTTTCGCGTTGGTTCATCTGCCTCTTCATTGACATACTACCAATTGAGGTGAAAACTTGCATTATGGAAAAATCAGGAATTCATGGAGATGTTGAagtgctttattttacagacaTCTGTCCTGTTTCTTGTACTTGTAGACAGTTCTGCGTGTCTGGGACTGTCTCTTCTATGAAGGCTCCAAGGTGCTTTTCCGTGTCGCACTGACTCTCATCCTTCACCACCAGCCTGAGATCCTAAGAGCTCGCTCTTTGCctgatgtgtgtgagtgcttcAAACAGATCACCAGTGGAGCTTTCACTCTGGACTGCCACACCTTCATGCAGGTATACAACATTATTATTGGTTTCTCCTAACACTACCAAGCATCCCATTTTTCAAGATGTCTACTTTAGAAAAGATTCACTACTTTGAGAACTGGAAGAGAATATCTCTAAATGGCAAACTAATGGGAGAGAGTGGTGAATCTTTGGTGCATCCTCGAAAACATCTTTGACTTAGCTCATGTGGGCGAGGTCACACAGAAAatagatataaaaaaatacCACTCAGAAAAGGTGGTGTCATGACtcattttcatcctttttatGGATTATGTCACATTTAATCTCTCTTTGCAATTTCTTTCAAGATGCGTTGGTTTATTATGGTTTTCATTCTGATTGTGAATGgattaaaataatcataatcagttaaatgatgttttctttatctgtgtttttgcaGAGAATCTTTACAGAACCTGGCAGTCTGTCTATGGCAACTATCGATAAACTAAGAAACAAATTCAGACAAAAAATTCAGGAGGAGGAATCTAGACAGCCCTGAAGTTTTGGATCCACCATTTCCCCACTGGACTGTAATGCCTTTCATTCATCGACACTGTACTATTAACAACACTGACTTATTACTAAATGGACATTCTGGTGACTTTTTCTATACTTCTGTGTTGGGCTGGGCAGTACATCAATACTATATCGATAACATGATATGACACGCGTtatcttttcctggttttaaaggctgtattacagtaaagtgatgtcgTTTTCTGAAGTTACAAGACTTTTCTAGCTGTTCTAATATTTGCATTTACCATCTTGgtcattatatccaaattactgatgattatgaatgaaatctcattgtgtaaatattttgtgaaagcaccaatagtcatccctaaaATGCTGTCGCAACATAAAGATTAAGGCTTTTGGCAAAAAAATCTGtgttatttgattttgtctATATGGCCCGGCCCTACTTCTGTGATCAGCAAGCTATTTTAAGCTGCACTGTAACAAATTTCactgtaaaataacagtaaattaCTGGCAGCAGGGACGCCAGtaatttactgttattttacagtccataaactgtaatttactttaacagtatattactgtattttggattacagtatattactgtAGGATAACGGTGGGTGTTGCGGTTATTTTACAGCGCATCTACCGTCATTCATTTAACAGTATAATACCGTTTTTTGGATTACAGTACATGACGGTAGGATAACTGGGTTATGGTAATTTTACAGCGCATCTACCGTGATTTAATTAACAGTATATTACCGTTTTTTGGATTACAGTACATGACAGTAGGATAACTGTGGGCTATGGTAATTTTACAGCATATGCCAGTGTGCTATAAAATCtgctatttttgtatttaattcgTATAAAACCAtaccaatttaaaaaagtattagtAGTATCAAATTCCCAGCCCGCAAGCTACCTCATAGTCATGGTGACAGCCAGTCAACATCCAAAAGTCCtacaataaacacacagcttGACGTTTCTAGTATTTACTAAGGTCTTGCCTTCTAGTGCTCAGAAACACATTCATCAACAACACGTATGACTGTCCTCCTGTCTGCGCTCAACTGAAGAAAAGTAGCAGGTTAAGCTAGCGGAGGACACGGAGGACTAGAGTAGCACAGAGTGGACAGTATTACGAGCGCTCACTCTGACCCTGTTTTCAAGAACCAAGAACCACAACTGACAGAGCAGAGCACTCACTTTAACTTAATAACTTAActttaaagcaaaataaagtTACCAAACTGTCTGAGATGTGTCTGGCATATGGTTTCTATGCATGCTGGCTCAATAAAGAGACATTATCATAACTGAA from Scomber scombrus chromosome 13, fScoSco1.1, whole genome shotgun sequence encodes the following:
- the LOC133993167 gene encoding growth hormone-regulated TBC protein 1-A-like produces the protein MENEIEGNASQPLPCNNDNDRIDPYGFTRRHDFESYKDMMNEYLAVLNRRSMRWSKLLQGKPHVEKNVTVKRYVRKGVPNEHRARVWMAASGAQEQLDRNPGHYQSLLAMEHDTRLRETIQTDMHRTFPDNILFQSKDEPGLQRALFNVLLAYGHHNKAVGYCQGMNFIAGYLIIITNDEEKSFWLMDALLGRILPDYYSPAMLGLKTDQEVLGDLVKTKSPAVGQLMDQYPGIWTLLVSRWFICLFIDILPIETVLRVWDCLFYEGSKVLFRVALTLILHHQPEILRARSLPDVCECFKQITSGAFTLDCHTFMQRIFTEPGSLSMATIDKLRNKFRQKIQEEESRQP